Below is a window of Nicotiana tabacum cultivar K326 chromosome 19, ASM71507v2, whole genome shotgun sequence DNA.
TCCAATAGTGAAATATTTTAGTCATCAGCTCCGCCTCACTTGCCGGTTAATGGCCACGGTAAGGTGGGTTCCAGGAGAATTTATGGACTTCTCTTGATAGCCGAATTACTATTTCAAGTGTTAGCATGTGTTCTTgtaatacctttttttttttttttttttgaacgaTTTTATATCCACTTTGAGAATAATCTTTGTAAAAGGGGGGCTTTGACTGACCTTTTACTACAAGAGACCTTTTACTACAAGAGTTGAACTTGGAAACCAAGTTTAGAAAGCTAAAAAGCTAACACCAAAATATAGTTACATAGTGTTGAACTTGGAAACCAAGTTTAGAAAGCTAAAAAGTTAACACCAAAATATAGTTACATAGTGGCTATAAAGTTGAAAATTCAAGGTGGGTCATATGTGAGGGTGCTTGCTTTTTTCTTCTTGACTTTAAATGAAGGAAGTTGCAATCTATCGGTATTTACCAAGCCTCGAACCTGCCCAGGTAGGCTATCAAAAGTGTTATATATACTAAGATCTGTCAGATTGTGGTTAAGGGATGCCAATTTGTCCGCAACACGATTTGTTCTCTATAGCAGTGCCGAGTTTTAATATCATGAGTATTTACTAACAACTTTATCTCTTCTACTGTATCACTGATTCTCCAAGGTGTATCCCATTCTCCAATCACTGCGTTCTGAACGATGAGTGAGTCAGTTTCTCCTATGATTGAGTTTAAAGCCATTGTTGATGCACCATTTAAGGCCATAGAGCAATGCACTAGCTTCTTCAGTATTACTGGTGCCCTTTCTCATTGGCAATGAATATGCCATTATTAGACAACCATCACTCCCTCGCACTATACCTCTTCCTCCACAGTTGCCATTTAGACAAGATCCATCATTGTTCAGTTTCACAAAGAGAGGTGGTGGTTTGAGCCATTTCATCATAATAAAGCAGTTCATCACCATCTGGACTTCATACATGTTACATACATCTTCCCAGTTGTTTCCAAAGTTGATCTTCTTGAAATGAGATTTGATAAGCTGAGTGATGTTGAACGTAATCATCTCTTTGGATCTGTGAAAAGATGATTTTTCCATATCAAATCTAGAGCTGCACCTAGACCTCCATAGCTCCCAAACGATGATAGGAGGCATGATTTTGTGTATGTAGTTAGCCATAGGATTTTTTCCCTTCTGTTTTCGGCAATTGAGTATAAGAGCCCTCAGATTGCTGTTTCTATACTCAATGCCCAATCTGCCAACAAAGAAAttctacacttgttgtgcatatTGACCACTATAGAATAAATGATCTGTTGTTTCAGGTCCATGGATGTCACTGAAACTAGCACAATAACTGCACCTAGAGTCGGCGACAATCCCAAGGATAGAAATTCTCTCATCAGTGGCAACCTTGTTGTGAACATCCCTCCATGTCATAAAGGACATTTTAAAAGGAACACCTTTCTACCAAATGTTAGCGTCATAGCTAGAAACTCTCTTTCTTTGCCTTAACAGATTCCATGCACTTGATATAGTAAATTTGACATTGTTATTGCTAATCCAGATTGCTGAATCCTCCTTTTGTTGGTTGATGAGAACCTGCAAGGAAGACAAAGAAGATAGGTAAGTTTTTATGTGTTCAGAGGGTTGGTACTACAGAACTGACCAATCATATTGGCCATCCTTGAGTACTTCATTAATCTTTATATTACTCAATATGGGATTATCAGAGAGAGTTTCATAAAGAGGACCCTTGTCCATCCAATTGTCAAACCAGAAGTTGATGTTgcctttttcaattttccaaagtATATTTTTCTCCACTTTGTTTTTGATTGAATACATAGCTTTCCAACTATAGGAATTTCTTTTCATTCAGTTTGTACAAACTGGATTGCTCCCATTACAATACTTTGCTTTCATGAATTGAGCCCAAAGGGATTGGGTGGTTTTGAATTTCCACCACTGCTTGGCATTGAAGGCATTGTAAATGTCTTCTAATTTCCTGAATCCTGTTCCTCTTTCCTCAAAAGGAAAACACAAAGTCTTCCATGCCACCCACTGGTATTTCTCCCTATTTGCATGCCCTGACCAAAAATAATCTGGCCAAATATGTCTCAATCAGTTCAAAGGATTCTTTGGGAGGATGATATTCAGAGCCAGGAGAACATGCTTGATGAGAACTTCCCTTCCATCTGTTGATAAGAATTTCAAATGTCATCCTTTGATTTTGTTAATGACCTTGCTCACCATATCTGAGAATGTGGCAAGAGTTTTCCTTCCAGTATATATAGGACACCCTAGGTACTTTATAGGAAAATTACCATGTCTCATACAAAGAATTCTGCCAACTCTAGTAATAGTGCTTATAGCAGTCTTAGGTGCCATTGCATAACAACTTTTGGCTTTATTGATCATTTGACCACTAATCTTCTCATATGATTCTAAGCTAGCACCGGTTTCAGAGTTTGCTTAATACCACTACAGAAAATAATTGTGTCATCAACAAAGGAAAGATGAGAAATCTGTGGTCCATTGCGAACCATATAATACCCTCTGAATCTGTTGTTGTTATGGAGTTCATTGAGCATTAGGGAAAGCATCTCCGCACATAGAATAAAAAGTGAGGGTAAAAGAGGATCTCCTTGTCTGAGTCCTCTTTCAGACTTGAAGAATCCATGCCTGCTACCATTGATAATAAGAGAGTACCAATTGTTGGATATGAAtctgtagatcatgtctatccaCACTTCAGCAAAACCAAGTTGTCTAAGCATGAAACATAAGAAAGGCCAGCACACTCTATCATAAGCTTTAGCCATGTCAAGCTTAATGACAAGATTTAAACCTTTTTTAGGCTTGAAAATGTTATTAACAATCTCTTGGATCAGTAAGATATTCtcatttatcaaccttccttgataaaATCACTCTGATTCAGAGAAATAATCCTGGGCAAAATGAGGCTGAGTATAGCATTTATGATCTTTGCAATGATCTTACTAGATACATTACAGAGATTGATTGGTCTGATATGTGAGAAATTTTATGGAGAGTCCACTTTAGGAAGCATTATCAGGCAAGTGTGGGAGAAGAACCTAGGTAGAGTGGCACCATTAAAGAACGCACCCACTGCCTAATGTATATCATAAGAAATCACTTCCCATGCACTTTGATAGAATTTAGCACTCAAGCCATCAGGGCCTGGTGCACTGTCAGGATCAATCGAGAATACACAATCTTTAACCTCCTGGAGGGAAGGCATAGCTGTCAGAGCAGCATTATCAGCTTCAGTAACCACCTTCTTCACTACATTTAGAATTTGAGAGTCTTCTATAACAATATCAGCTTGAAACATCTTTTGGAAGAACTGGACAGCTGCACTTGCCACATCATTGGTGCCCTTTATCCATTCACCttcctcattttttattttgaggaTGGAAAGCTTTCTTCTTCTATCCTTAATGACTCCATGGAAGTAAGCTGTGTTGGCTTCTCCTTCATCTAACCATTTGACCCTAACTTTTTGCCTTAGAACTTTCTCCTGTAGAATCAAGAAACTGGTGAATTCAGATTTAGTTCTAGCCAACTTGGTCCTGATATCTTGAGTATTGTTGGTAATAGATGCCTCTTCAAGTTCCTTAATAAGTTTTTCCAACTTCTTTGGTTCTTCATAAATATCACCAAAAGTAGCCTTTGACCATCTGCTCAAAGCACTGCATACTCTTTTAGTCTTCTGGTGGAGGATATAAAAGGGATTCCCATGAACCTCTTCAACCCACGATTGTTGGATAACATTCAAGTATTCATCATGGTCTACCCATATATTCAAacatttgaaaatatttagtatGAGTAGGATCAGAATTCCCACATTCCATCAGCAACGTGGCATGATCAGAGCATATCCTAGAAAGATGTGTAAATTTGGTCTCCCCAAACAGATCAAACCATTCAACATTGTATGTTAATCTGTCTAATCTCTTCCAAATTGTGTTTGGGCTTCCAAATTGTGTTGGGAGGGTCTCTATTGTCACTCCAAGTGAAAACAGTTCCATGAAATCCACCATATTGTAAATTGCAATCATTCAGACAGGAGAGGAATCAATTCCTTCTTGAATTCTATAGGGTAAACCACCTAGCTTCTCCTCTGAGCTAATAGCTACATTGAAGTCACCAACCACTCCCCAAGGGCCGTTAATGTTATTGGACGTGCTTCTAAGTTCATCCCGTAGAACAGTTTTTTGGTTTTCATCGCACTTGGTATACACAATGATAATGTGAAATGAAATATTCCCATAAATTTGAGAAATTTGAAGTAAAACTTGATGTTCTTTATCATCCAGGACATTGATCTTGTAATCAGCAGACCAAAAGACCCATATCTTATTGGAACAATTGTGAAAACATTCTTGGTATCCAAGCATCCTTTTATACTTTTCAATCTTCCTTGCTCTCACCATAAGTTCctgcaagaaaataaaaggaaggtTGTATTGGTTTTTAATAGTTTTGAGCCTTTCCGCAGCACCTTGGGACCCTATGCCCCTAATGTTCCATGATAAACAACTAATCATTTGAAACATTTTAGTTTTGTTCCCCCTGAGTCTTTGAAATTTCTTCTAGATTCCTACTGTTAGGAGCCCAATTGATCTCACCTAGTTGATCACCAAGTCCTTTTGCAGAGAGATTGttgaattgaataattttttggtGAACTTGGGTGGTAGTCACATGATTGCATTCGACACTTTGATACCTCCCTGTCATATGATCATCATCGGATAAAGAGTTTTTCTTATCTTCAGATGGTATTTCCATACTCATATCATGGTCTTGGGGATCACTGATAGCATTTGCTTTCCCACCTAAGGCCATCTGGCTAATTTCTCCTGGATCAATGATTCTTGGTGGCTCATCTAGCAGTTGATATTCAAGCCCCCTTTCTCTATCCTTCTAGCTAGCATATTTCTCAGCAAGTTTGGGGTCAAGGCCAAAGAGTGGTCTATAAACCAAGCTATGATTTTCTTGATCCATGTCACTTGTCAGAACAACATCACGTGGTATGGTCactttttctttaaactttctCCCTTTCTTGttcatcttctttgtttcctCTAGCTTCATATTCACTAGTGAAGCATTCATGATGTCCTTTTGATTATCGACATAATCACTGCTCAACTCAATCTCTGGGTATTCTGCCTCCTTTCCCTGATATGTCTTTTTACCAGCCTTATTGATAGTAAGTAATTTTGACTTCTTCTTATTATCTGTGTTAATGTTGTATTTGTCCCTTATTGTGTGTTTGGCATGAGCTTGCGGGATCAAAGAAGCAGCAACTTGGATCACTTTCATATTCACTTCACCTTCACTGTTATTGTGGGTGACAATCACAGTACTTTGTCCATCATTGATCATGTTCCCTTttgaattgtcataacaacaTGATTGTTGTTAGCATTGTTTATATTCTTTCTTTCATTCACAGTATGACAACCATCTTCAGCTCCTTTGTCAATATTGGTAGCACTGCTGTTGTTACCTGGTCGGTTACCCGTGGGTTTTCAACAGCGTGTGAATTGTCATTGGTCTGTCCAGCATACTGAGGCCTGTCCTATTCTTTTCTTTGCTCATTTGTCATGTCTGCTCTCATATTTTCATTTTGATTAGTATCATTCCTTTTGGTTTAGTCATTATCCTCACTGCCATTCTGAAATCTCAGTTCTGGATGTAAAATTCTATACATTCTGTCTGAATGTCCTTGCCTCATACAGTGCTTGCAAAATGCAGGTAGTGATTCATATTCAACTTTCTGAATAAACTCTTCTATATTGCCTTCATGGTTCCTGATCTCGACAATGACCTCATTTAAAATTGGCTTTGCAAGGTCAATTCCAATTCTAAGCTTTGCAATGGTGGGTCTTGTTTTGGTGGTCGTTGCCTTGTCCAAAACCAAAGGAAAACCTATAGGATCAACTATACGACATATTGCGTCCCACTCATAGAAATGCCATGGGAGACCAGGAAGTGTGATCCATACCGAAACTCTGGTGGTATTAGGTTCCGGTTTAAATTTTGTGATCCACTTCTCAAGACTCATCACAAAATTTCCATCCAAATTCATAAAATTTCTAGTAGCTACTGCATTGTGTCTAAGTTATCAAAATCAATAAATACATGTTTCATGTCATAAGCTCTAATGGTTATGCATCTTTTCCCAGGAAACAATTTCGCGAATTCCTTCCTAATAATGTCGATCGAGGGACGGATCTTAGAAACTTACCGACTATAGTCCATTTGCATGACTGCGCCAAGATATCATTTTCCTCCTTAGTGAAACTTACCACTGGTTTGCCGTTAGTCAGCTCGTAAGATCTGGGAGGGAGTCAGATTCTGCTCCtttgttttggggttttgattccTATGGCACCTACTAATAATTGTCGCCATTGATTTTGCTTTGAGAGCTAGCAGCTTTATTAGCAGTAGTACTTTCAAAATTTCCTGGGTTCAAAGTGATTTGGGGGTTttgatttgaaaaagaaaaaggggtccAAGGGTTTGGGGTATTTTGATTAGAAGAAGAAATTCCACTAATGCTTGTGGGTTGGGGTGTAAAGGATTTTTGATTTGGGATAAGAGATGTTGTCGGAATCTGGGTGGGGATTAAAGGCGGTGGGTCCGGGGGACCATTGGGTCCATTGATCGGAGGAGGCCGTTGCCGGAACAGTAACCCAAATTTGGGGTTCACTTGAGAGAAGAGAGGGTTTGCCAATGTTACCGTTTATAGTGAGTGGAGGTTACTCTAACCTTGTGCATATGAAGATGAAGCAACTAAAGTGTAGTACTGTAGCAAGAGATACTAGTAACTCATTATTCACCCGAGAGAGAGATTATTTTGATTCATACTTCCTAAATGTTGACTCAGCGCCAAAAAAACAGAACTTTTTTCATCCGCAGGTTTTAAGAATGTTACAATGGAGAAATGCTGAGATTGTACTTCAGCTTGGAGTCAATAATTTCGAGGACGTTGCTAAAATGCCACAACAGATAGGGCACGTATAACTGGGAAAAAATCTACTTACACCAAAAACTAAGAATCAGTATAGACCCAAGAACTTCCACCAAAATGTCCCAACGATTCCCCATATAGTAGCATTGACGAGTGCCATTATGAATCCCATTTTGAAGACATCCGGGAGATCTACATAACCAGCTGTCATACAAGCAACAAAATTATAGTCAGTCCAAGATCTCAAAACAGCGAAAGAACGGGTTAGGTGGCTATTGGTCATAGACGTAGCAATTAATTGCAATCTTTATTGCTCATTTTCTTATCAGCGAACAGAAAGTGAATGGATAATTTTCATCTTGTCACCCCAGAAGTAACTAACGATGATTCTCTGAGAAAAGCCATTTCTCCAGAGGATAGAACCAAGCAGAATTAGTTGAATGCAAAGCACCAACTAAAGAACCTAGAAGAGGAGAGACATACCTCCAAAGTAGACAGCAGCCTGACCACTGCTATAATGCGTCAAAGCACCAAATAGATTAGTATTGTAAGCTAAAGCCAGGGCTGCCAATACACCAGGCACCCCAGACGCCAAATGCATAGCAAGGAATGCAGAGTATAGTGCTCCAACATGGCCAGTTTGACTTGCAAATAAGTAGTGGATACAGAAGTATGCCGCTTGAAGAACACCAAATGCAGCTGGCCAGCTCAATGATAAAGCTTGGAGGGATTTAGCTACACAACTAGACATCCAACCAACAATACCAAGGTTTGTCAACTGCCCAGCCATGCCAACTAGGACAGCAAACCAAGCCAAAGTATCCCATGCTGATTTTTCACTTAAACAGTCATCCCAATCAAGCACTCCCAACAGCAAGAGAATTGATAAGCCGAGCATTGCGGCAACAACGCTCGCAATACCAAGAGCGTCACTGAGAACAATATAAAAGTCGGTGTATTAGAAATTAAATACATTAAGACCACACGAACACACAGCCCATAAGCAAGTCATAAGAACCAATGATGACATATTATAAACATGTAGAAACCCAAGAGACAACTATCTTTTTTTCCTCTATATTCTCTGCACTGTAAAATGGAAATAGATTTTACAACCAACTTTAGAATTGGCAAAAGTGCTTCCAATTAAGTCACTGTATGGAGGTGAAAAGCAGTAGTCAGTACCtatatgtttcttttcctttctctgtcttttttttttccgaTAAGTAAAGCTAATTCAATGCATTTATATTTCTAGCAATTGGGAAGAAGGATCAATAAGGATTCCCCCTCCCCCagctaaaaacaaaaaaaaagacccTTCTCCCATTGTCTTTTACTCCATCCCCTTTTAAGCAGATGTTGCTTAATAGAAGCATAGCAAGAAAAAGGGAGGAAAAAAGAAGGTGAATGTgtgtgtggggtgggggatattctAATGTGGAATGAGCCTTTTATACACTGGTGATACTATTGCATGGCTGCTGCCCAAGCCTGCTGGTACTGTGCACCCAACCAGCTCTCCAAATAAACCTTTCATTAAATGCCTCAAGGCAAGAAGTCAACTTTGAAGTCAGACTGAGAATTCCGTTATCAATAATTCTTTGGAGCAGTCTTTTTGGGAAAAGAACTCTATCCCTGTACTGTCTATGATAAGTCTCTCCCCGTTTAACTTTCTATCCTGTAATATGTACACGCTTCAGAAGCTTCTGACTATTCTCAGAAGTCTCAGATTAGAGAAAATCCAAAATGGTCCTGTAACAGGAAGGATTTCAAGGAGAATGGTATTTTGGTGTTGTGTTAgatgaaaatggaaaaaggaaatCATCGGCAAAAACAGAGAGGGGGTAACCACAATTACAGACCCCCTACTGCCTCTCTTCAGCCTCATTCTTTCTGTCTGGAATTGCAACtattttctacccttaataaTCAACTTTTACCTAAAATCAAAATCACAAAGAGTTAAAGCACGGCAAGTTACAGGTATCAACATCAATTGAGAAATGATACATACCCGAAAACCCATAGAGATACTGCAAGAAGCATTGTGCCAATCATCACCCATTCATTTTTGGTCACAGGACCCATGAGGTCCAGTTTTTTAGCTGCCATAGCAGGGGCATCCGGTGTATCTTTGGTTTCAGGAGGAAAAAGCTTGTACAAGATGAATGGAGTAGCCAAAAGGGAGATACATGCAGGTAAACTAGCAGCCTTGAACCAAGACACCCATGGGTTTGAGATTACAACCCCAAGTTCCTCAGCTAGCTTGAGGCAGAGTAGATTTTGAGCTGCAGCAGTTAGAAAAAGAGCACTAGAGTTACCTGCAGACTGTCATGCACCACAAAAAAAGCAATCTGTAAGTGGATGGACATCTAGAGTGGTGGCAAAATAGTACATCTTCAGAAATTTTAATGCTGCATAAGATATAGTATTCGTATCTACCAGACCAAAATATTAAGCCGAGTTGCTAAATCAGCCAAAAAAACAAAGGGAGGGAGGAGGGCATAAATGATTATATTCTTCTGCTAAATATGAGATGCATGCACACAAAAAATTCAGTACTGTCAATACAAATTTCATcggatataaaataaaataactgcCAAGAAACACAAAGAGTGCAGATGTTAAAGCATTTACTTATAGTGATATAAAGCAATTTAACATCCGATAGCTAAATGAGCTCGAAAAGATACATGATACGTCTCAACCAGACTTAATACTGATTTTAAGCACACAACTACTATTATTAGACTTATAAAGAATCAATTTCATATAAATATGCTTATTCAACAAAAGGAAACTGCTCATCTAATAGGGAAGGACTGGAATCACTTCATATGCAATACTCAGAATATATAGTAATACTAGATCAAATGCATAATGTCTCAGTTGCAAATTCAAGATAAACCAAAGTGCCCTGACAAAGATCTCTCAGGCATAAAGCCGTTGCTATCTTAGAATCAGAAATTGCAAATTTCCTCAACTCTTTCTTGAAAACCATTGAATCTCAACAAATGAGACACATCTCCATCCAGCATAGCTGCTTAGATCTATTCCATAATAAATTTAAACTATACATACTGACATTGTAAAGATTTTTTATAATATCAATATAATTTAATCTATTGTAGTAGGTTAAAAACCTCAATTTCCAGGTTACAATTAATTTCGAGGTTACAAACTCAATGTTACTTTAGACAGTTAACTGTGTTGGCTTTTAAAGAACCTGATAGCTCAAAAAATCTTTCCACCATTGGTGTATACAAATTGAATTCGTCCATAATTAGGATAATTTGATCTGTACCAATTCGTGTATCCACAGAGTATGctataaaattcattaaaatacaCCTAGTTCGGTGACACACACAATGctataaaattcattaaaatacaCCTAGTTCggtgacacacacacacacacacatatgtaTAGCAGGCAAAAAGCAAAGGCAACCTGAAATTGAGATTGGATCAAGTAAGAACCAAGCTTCCTGGAGGAGGGATCACCAGGCTTACTTCCAGCGGACAGCGAGAGAGATTTAATAATAGGCAAAAATACCCCACCAGCTCTAGCAGTAGTACTAGGCATTGCAGGTGCAATCAAAGCCTCACTCAGTGTCAATCCATAGGACAAACCAAGTGTACTCTTCCCCAACCACTTAACAAAATACGTGGCAATCCTATCCCCTAAACCAGTCTTGACAAATCCGCGAGCGAAAAAGAATGAAATCACAATTAACCAAATGACTTCATTAGTGAATGCATTAAATGCAGCAGTAAAAGTTAGAGTCTTGGTGAGAACTGAAGTTGTAAGCCCAAGAAAAGCCCACGCCCCTACTGGCAATGGGCTGAGGACCAAACCAGCAATGGTAGAGAGGAAAATAGAAAGCAATTGCCATGCTTGAAGTGAAACTTCAGGTGGTTTTGGAACAAAGAAACGGACAATAAGCCCAATTGAAACAGAAATGATCAAAGGAATGAGCTTTGCTCCTTGGGGTTTGGGCTTTGCATCTATAGTAACTACCTTATCTGGGTCAGGAGATGAGGAAGCATTGATGGGTTTGTGAGATGGTGAGTTTTTGGAAGTGGGTTTTGAAAGGGGATTGAAAATGAAAGGTTTGGGATGAAAAAGATTGAATCTTGGGCCGGAAAGATTGAATCCTGGACCAGATGGAGGTGATCGGAGGGAGGAAACTGGACGGAGAGCGGCGGTGGAAATGGAGGAGGGGCGTGATCGGAGGTGGTGGTGGAAGGAGAGACGAGAGAAAGAAGTGGTGGCGGCAGCGGCGGCGGAAGTGGCTGAAGATGGAGAGTAAAGTGCTAAACTCTCCATTGTTAGAgtgaagagaaaagagaaagtgtgtgtgtgtgtgtttgtattAGAATGAGGGAATTTTCTGTGAAAGTGAAGAGGGATTTGGCTGATTGAGGGTGGCGGAAACTACAATAACCACATACATAGAGAGTGATCGTTTTGTTCGTTTGAGAAATAAGGGGCCACACTTCTcctactttttcttttttcttttcctctttattCTTTTCTTATTATGACCAAAAGTAAATTACAAGGGACAAATTTGCAAGAATTCTTATACAATATcggaattcaaagaaaagaattcAAGATCAGACCAAATTTTTCTTATTTGGGGAATTCTGGTGCTCAACAGACGTTGAGAACTTCCCTCTTGGAATAGATGATCGGTATATGTTACAAATCTGATAAAACGACTTTTTAACTTGCATATTATGTTCGATGAAGCCATTTTCAGAACAGTGACTTTGATGTCATTtcatatcttcttcttttttggcacAAATTTTCCTTTAAATTAATTGAGTACAAACGACCAATCACTGAGATTTATAGTCTTATACAAAAATACACTTGTAACACTCACATCATTTGAGTATTTATCGCCACCAATAAATCTCTACTCGTGTCAAAAGAAGTAAATCGGCCGGACAGCATCACTCTGGATTTGTTTATGAGCTTTGCATGGTTGCAGTACTCGGTCATCTTAATATTTCCAATGAACTATCGGCTTTGATGACAATTTGTTGGGTTAACCATTCCAAAGACAGGAATTTTGCAAATGCCATTTGAAAATTCAATATCTATTTATAAAAAGTATAAATTTTAACCTATTTatagtataattttttatatattcaaTATAATCTTTCGATTAAGGGTGCTCAACTAAACACCCATCGTTCTATGTGGCAATGCCACTGGTTGCTACCaccaaaaaaaataggaaatgcACTATTGTTAATGTAGAGATCGTATACACTTTATGTTTATCACCTCTGTGCAGTTTACATTGTTTTGAACGTCCATATGCGTTCCTCTAGAGCTGTTTTCTCATTCGACAATAGAATGGAAAGAAAATCTCAAATAGCTACATTTTCCAGTTGCGCAAGATGAAACAAACAAATGAGGAATTATTATTGGTATTGCATGTGATTTCGAAATGAGTATTGGCCTATTGCCCTTTCATTTACCCCAAATACCAAAGAAGATAGTGGCCACCAACTACTTTGGGCCTTTCAACTTCTTTAAGCCTGGTTACTAATGTTGCAGTACAAATTTCATCGAGAAAATTACCGCCCTTCTAAATTTTAATagcacatattttttttttacttatacGAAAAGACCCTTCGGTCCAAATATATTATATCTAATAGCCCAAAatatctattttatatattttttatatattgacagtctattttgtatattatttgtatagtgacagtctattttgtatattttttgtatagtgatagtctattttgtatatattttgtatagtgacagtctattgtatataaattgtatagtgacagtctattttgtatattttttata
It encodes the following:
- the LOC142173746 gene encoding uncharacterized protein LOC142173746, with the protein product MVDFMELFSLGVTIETLPTQFGSPNTIWKRLDRLTYNVEWFDLFGETKFTHLSRICSDHATLLMEYHDEYLNVIQQSWVEEVHGNPFYILHQKTKRVCSALSRWSKATFGDIYEEPKKLEKLIKELEEASITNNTQDIRTKLARTKSEFTSFLILQEKVLRQKVRVKWLDEGEANTAYFHGVIKDRRRKLSILKIKNEEGEWIKGTNDVASAAVQFFQKMFQADIVIEDSQILNVVKKVVTEADNAALTAMPSLQEVKDCVFSIDPDSAPGPDGLSAKFYQSAWEVISYDIH
- the LOC107819756 gene encoding dicarboxylate transporter 2.1, chloroplastic is translated as MESLALYSPSSATSAAAAATTSFSRLSFHHHLRSRPSSISTAALRPVSSLRSPPSGPGFNLSGPRFNLFHPKPFIFNPLSKPTSKNSPSHKPINASSSPDPDKVVTIDAKPKPQGAKLIPLIISVSIGLIVRFFVPKPPEVSLQAWQLLSIFLSTIAGLVLSPLPVGAWAFLGLTTSVLTKTLTFTAAFNAFTNEVIWLIVISFFFARGFVKTGLGDRIATYFVKWLGKSTLGLSYGLTLSEALIAPAMPSTTARAGGVFLPIIKSLSLSAGSKPGDPSSRKLGSYLIQSQFQSAGNSSALFLTAAAQNLLCLKLAEELGVVISNPWVSWFKAASLPACISLLATPFILYKLFPPETKDTPDAPAMAAKKLDLMGPVTKNEWVMIGTMLLAVSLWVFGDALGIASVVAAMLGLSILLLLGVLDWDDCLSEKSAWDTLAWFAVLVGMAGQLTNLGIVGWMSSCVAKSLQALSLSWPAAFGVLQAAYFCIHYLFASQTGHVGALYSAFLAMHLASGVPGVLAALALAYNTNLFGALTHYSSGQAAVYFGAGYVDLPDVFKMGFIMALVNATIWGIVGTFWWKFLGLY